One Scleropages formosus chromosome 8, fSclFor1.1, whole genome shotgun sequence DNA window includes the following coding sequences:
- the LOC108937307 gene encoding ras-related protein Rap-2a-like, with protein sequence MPPAEKEKEKTTVRLVFFGAAGVGKTALIQRFLQDRFEHRYKRTVEELHSVEYESHGAHICVEIMDTSGSYSFPAMRKLCIRHSDAFALVYSVCDPESFEEVQRLRDEILELKEDKFTPITVVGNKVDLEKERQVRTENSASTVELDWNASLVETSAKSGLNVTGLFEELLQKVHKVHLPCSLSVALQRRRGTIPKDCMALRRKPLIKKTNSCSVS encoded by the coding sequence ATGCCTCCtgcagagaaggagaaggagaaaaccACCGTCCGCCTGGTGTTCTTCGGGGCAGCAGGCGTGGGCAAGACAGCTCTGATCCAGAGGTTTTTGCAAGACAGATTTGAGCACAGGTACAAGCGCACCGTGGAGGAGCTGCACAGCGTGGAGTATGAGAGTCACGGGGCCCACATTTGTGTGGAGATCATGGACACAAGCGGCAGCTACTCCTTCCCAGCCATGAGGAAGCTGTGCATCCGCCACAGCGACGCCTTCGCCCTCGTCTACTCGGTGTGCGATCCAGAGTCCTTCGAGGAGGTGCAGAGGTTGCGTGACGAGATTCTGGAGCTCAAGGAGGACAAGTTCACCCCCATCACTGTGGTGGGCAACAAAGTTGACCTGGAGAAGGAGCGCCAGGTGCGCACTGAGAACAGTGCATCCACGGTGGAGCTGGACTGGAACGCCAGCCTGGTGGAGACCTCGGCCAAGAGCGGCCTCAACGTGACTGGGCTCTTTGAGGAACTTCTGCAGAAGGTCCATAAGGTGCACTTGCCCTGCAGCCTAAGCGTGGCACTGCAGCGCCGCAGGGGCACCATCCCCAAGGACTGCATGGCACTGCGCCGAAAACCGCTCATAAAGAAGACCAACAGCTGCAGCGTGTCATAA